In one window of Hymenobacter nivis DNA:
- a CDS encoding M14 family metallopeptidase, translating to MAYSLRTKLLARGQAAAQALGHTGLAVLLALALPFASAAQTAPANAAGPLLTPGQFLGYPLGSQFTPQADVLRYAAHVVAHTPGRMKVVPYGKTYEKRTLEVIEVASTENFGQLDAIQHNDRRLAGLESGTASRQMPAVCWMSYNVHGNEAVSSEAVMQVLYDLGNPQDQQMQDWLKNTVVIIDPCVNPDGHDRYVNWYNRVRNQNPNAGPDSWEHHEPWPGGRYNHYYFDLNRDWAWQTQQESRQRIVLYNKWLPQVHADFHEMGPNNSYYFSPAAKPYHADITPWQRKFQGIIGDYNRATFDKNNWLYFTRETYDLFAPTYGDTWPSFNGAIGMTYEQGGGGPAGVRCARVDGDTLTLAQRIAHHHAASRATLQATAERHDDLLREFQAYFTTAKTKPRGPYKTYVLASGNDPGQLKMLTQYLERQQISYGFAPKKLRTRGYSYASGKTEDVEIAPHDVLVSMYQPKSTLVKVLFEPRPQLEDSLTYDITSWALPYSFGVKAYALAQRLDASGPTPTPAVVKGSAAAPTDKPYAYLARWNNLQDVRFLSQLLQQKVKVRFAEKDFEAEGQKYAPGTLVITRTGNEALGPKFDQLVRAQADSAGTVLQAVKTGFSTTGRDLGSGTVHFVKQPVVAVVAGPGIDATAFGEVWHFFEQQIGYPITVLGTDYLSRVSMAKIDVLILPDGNYADIYPDKALETLKAWVRGGGKLIAMEGGMKFLANKKDFLLKAKATDSVAIKKAEKADPYLPLRRYGNADREGTEDQALGTIYRVQLDNTHPLAFGYGGTYSALVRTPLSYRFLGKGGWNVGVIKKNAYYAGFAGTKARKELVDTLVLGEQDLGRGQVIYLGDNPLFRAFWQSGKLLFSNAVFLVGQ from the coding sequence ATGGCATACTCACTACGTACCAAATTACTTGCCCGCGGGCAAGCGGCGGCGCAGGCCCTGGGCCACACCGGCCTGGCGGTGCTGCTGGCCCTGGCCTTGCCCTTCGCTAGCGCCGCACAAACTGCCCCGGCCAACGCCGCGGGGCCCCTGCTCACCCCCGGCCAGTTCCTGGGTTACCCACTGGGCAGCCAGTTCACGCCCCAGGCCGACGTGCTGCGCTACGCCGCCCACGTGGTGGCCCACACCCCCGGCCGCATGAAAGTGGTGCCCTACGGCAAAACGTACGAGAAGCGGACCTTGGAAGTAATTGAGGTGGCCAGCACCGAAAACTTCGGTCAGCTCGACGCCATTCAGCACAACGACCGCCGCCTGGCCGGCCTCGAAAGCGGCACCGCCAGCCGCCAGATGCCGGCCGTGTGCTGGATGAGCTACAACGTGCACGGCAACGAGGCTGTGAGCTCGGAGGCCGTGATGCAGGTGCTGTATGACCTGGGCAACCCCCAGGACCAGCAAATGCAGGACTGGCTGAAGAATACGGTCGTCATCATCGACCCCTGCGTGAACCCCGACGGCCACGACCGCTACGTGAACTGGTACAACCGCGTGCGCAACCAAAATCCCAACGCGGGGCCCGACTCGTGGGAGCACCACGAGCCCTGGCCCGGCGGCCGCTACAACCACTACTACTTCGACCTGAACCGCGACTGGGCCTGGCAAACCCAGCAGGAAAGCCGCCAGCGCATTGTGCTGTATAATAAGTGGTTGCCGCAGGTGCACGCCGATTTCCACGAGATGGGGCCCAACAACTCGTACTACTTCTCGCCCGCGGCCAAGCCCTACCACGCCGACATCACGCCCTGGCAGCGCAAGTTCCAGGGCATCATCGGCGACTACAACCGGGCCACGTTCGACAAGAACAACTGGTTGTATTTCACCCGCGAAACCTACGATTTGTTTGCCCCCACCTACGGCGACACCTGGCCCAGCTTCAACGGCGCCATCGGCATGACGTATGAGCAGGGCGGCGGGGGCCCCGCCGGCGTGCGCTGCGCCCGCGTCGACGGCGACACCCTCACCCTGGCCCAGCGCATTGCCCACCACCACGCCGCCAGCCGCGCCACCCTCCAGGCCACCGCCGAGCGCCACGACGACCTGCTGCGCGAGTTCCAGGCCTACTTCACCACCGCCAAAACCAAGCCCCGGGGCCCCTACAAAACCTACGTGCTGGCCTCCGGCAACGATCCCGGCCAGCTGAAAATGCTGACCCAGTACTTGGAGCGCCAGCAAATCAGCTACGGCTTCGCGCCCAAGAAGCTACGCACCCGCGGCTACAGCTACGCCTCCGGCAAAACCGAGGACGTGGAAATTGCGCCCCACGACGTGCTCGTGAGCATGTATCAGCCCAAATCGACGCTCGTGAAGGTGCTGTTCGAGCCGCGCCCGCAGCTGGAAGATTCGCTCACCTACGACATCACCTCCTGGGCCCTACCCTACTCGTTTGGGGTGAAGGCCTACGCCCTGGCCCAGCGCCTCGACGCCTCGGGCCCCACGCCCACCCCAGCCGTGGTGAAGGGCAGCGCCGCCGCCCCCACCGACAAGCCCTACGCCTACCTGGCCCGCTGGAACAACTTGCAGGACGTACGCTTCCTTAGCCAACTGCTTCAGCAGAAGGTAAAAGTACGCTTTGCCGAAAAGGATTTTGAGGCCGAGGGGCAGAAGTACGCACCCGGTACGCTCGTCATCACCCGCACCGGAAACGAGGCCCTGGGGCCCAAATTCGACCAGCTGGTGCGGGCTCAGGCCGACTCGGCGGGCACGGTGTTGCAGGCCGTAAAAACGGGCTTTTCGACCACCGGGCGCGACCTGGGCTCGGGCACGGTGCACTTCGTGAAACAGCCCGTGGTGGCCGTGGTGGCGGGCCCCGGCATCGACGCCACCGCTTTTGGCGAGGTGTGGCACTTTTTCGAGCAGCAGATCGGCTACCCCATCACGGTGCTCGGCACCGACTACCTGAGCCGGGTGAGCATGGCCAAAATCGACGTCCTGATTCTGCCCGACGGCAACTACGCTGACATCTACCCCGACAAGGCCCTGGAAACCCTCAAGGCCTGGGTGCGCGGCGGCGGCAAGCTCATCGCCATGGAAGGCGGCATGAAATTCCTGGCCAATAAGAAGGACTTCCTGCTCAAAGCCAAGGCTACCGACTCGGTAGCCATCAAAAAAGCCGAGAAAGCCGACCCCTACCTGCCGCTGCGCCGCTACGGCAACGCCGACCGCGAAGGCACTGAGGACCAGGCACTGGGCACCATCTACCGCGTGCAGCTCGACAACACGCACCCACTGGCCTTTGGCTACGGCGGCACCTACTCGGCCCTCGTCCGCACGCCGCTTAGCTACCGCTTCCTGGGCAAGGGCGGCTGGAACGTGGGCGTCATCAAAAAGAACGCCTACTACGCCGGTTTTGCCGGTACTAAGGCCCGCAAAGAGCTGGTGGACACGCTGGTGCTGGGCGAACAGGACCTGGGCCGCGGCCAGGTCATCTACCTCGGCGACAACCCTTTGTTCCGCGCCTTCTGGCAAAGCGGCAAACTGCTGTTCAGCAACGCCGTGTTCCTGGTCGGGCAATAG
- a CDS encoding alpha/beta hydrolase family protein — translation MKNLLPLLATLALAPLAAGAQTAPAPRPLSLRDLARMRDVADPNLSPDGAWVAYTVARVDTATDKRDADIWMARTDGSQNLRVTTNPASESKPRFSPDGKYLSFVSSRGEDDGGNAQLWLLNRAGGEAEKVTKLKGSVSDYVWSPDGQRIALIIKDADPDSLTAAQKAKKKTAPPIVIDRFQFKQDIDGYLNQQRQHLYMFDVATRRLVCLTPGPYDEHLPAWSPDGKQLVFSSKRGPDPDRHDNYDLFLIDAKAGAPARPLLATDVPESAPNYGSRPAWSPDGRHIAFVQGGAKEQLVYALHQLMVADVAGGPARALTAGLDRNTTQPEWAPDGKSLYFLVEDDRAESLMRVPAAGGKLEKVLAGPRQVGDFALASKGQLVVLSSQPQQPTEVFALDKKGALTPLSKQNDAWLKGVTLGAVEPIQAKSKDGTLVSGFLIKPVGYQAGRKYPTLLRIHGGPVAQFGYGFSFEWQYFAANGYAVVVANPRGSSGRGLEYSKAIFADWGNKDTDDVLAVVDYAVAQGLADPDRLGVGGWSYGGIMTDQVIARDQRFKAAVSGASIGNVLAGYGTDQYIRDYETELGTPWKNTDVYLRVSYPFFHADQIKTPTLFVCGEKDFNVPLLNTEQMYQALQSLHVPTELVIYPGQFHGVTTPSYVKDRYARYLAWYNKYLMPKGTAVAGASGGE, via the coding sequence ATGAAAAACCTACTACCCTTGCTGGCCACCCTGGCCTTGGCGCCACTGGCCGCCGGGGCCCAAACGGCCCCCGCCCCGCGCCCCCTGAGCCTGCGCGACCTCGCCCGAATGCGCGACGTGGCCGACCCCAACCTCTCGCCCGACGGGGCCTGGGTAGCCTACACCGTGGCCCGCGTGGACACGGCCACCGACAAGCGCGACGCCGACATCTGGATGGCCCGCACCGACGGTAGCCAGAACCTGCGCGTCACCACCAACCCGGCCAGCGAAAGCAAGCCCCGTTTCAGCCCCGACGGCAAGTACCTGAGCTTTGTGTCGAGCCGCGGCGAGGACGACGGCGGCAACGCCCAGCTCTGGCTGCTGAACCGCGCCGGCGGCGAGGCCGAGAAGGTCACCAAGCTCAAAGGCAGCGTGTCGGACTACGTGTGGAGCCCCGACGGCCAGCGCATCGCCTTGATTATCAAGGATGCCGACCCCGACTCGCTCACCGCCGCCCAGAAGGCCAAGAAGAAAACCGCGCCGCCCATCGTCATCGACCGTTTCCAGTTCAAGCAGGACATCGACGGCTACCTCAACCAGCAGCGCCAGCACCTCTACATGTTCGACGTGGCCACGCGCCGGCTCGTCTGCCTCACGCCGGGGCCCTACGACGAGCACCTACCTGCCTGGAGCCCCGACGGCAAGCAGCTGGTCTTCAGCAGCAAGCGGGGCCCCGACCCCGACCGCCACGACAACTACGACTTGTTCCTGATCGACGCCAAAGCCGGGGCCCCCGCCCGCCCGCTGCTCGCCACCGATGTGCCCGAGAGCGCGCCCAACTACGGCAGCCGCCCCGCCTGGAGCCCCGACGGCCGGCATATCGCCTTCGTACAAGGGGGGGCCAAGGAGCAGCTCGTGTACGCCCTGCACCAGCTGATGGTGGCGGACGTGGCCGGGGGCCCCGCCCGCGCCCTCACCGCCGGCCTCGACCGCAACACCACCCAGCCCGAATGGGCCCCGGATGGCAAAAGCCTTTACTTCTTGGTTGAAGACGACCGCGCCGAATCGCTGATGCGGGTGCCGGCCGCCGGCGGTAAGCTGGAGAAAGTGCTGGCTGGCCCGCGCCAGGTGGGCGATTTTGCTCTGGCCAGCAAAGGCCAGCTCGTGGTGCTCAGCAGCCAGCCCCAGCAGCCCACCGAGGTGTTTGCGCTGGACAAGAAGGGGGCCCTGACGCCGCTTTCCAAGCAGAACGATGCGTGGCTGAAGGGGGTCACGCTCGGCGCCGTCGAGCCTATCCAGGCCAAAAGCAAGGACGGCACGCTGGTGAGCGGCTTCCTCATCAAGCCGGTGGGCTACCAGGCGGGCCGCAAGTACCCCACGCTGCTGCGCATCCACGGGGGGCCCGTGGCGCAGTTCGGCTACGGATTTTCGTTTGAGTGGCAATACTTTGCCGCCAACGGCTACGCCGTGGTGGTGGCCAACCCGCGCGGCAGCTCGGGCAGGGGCCTGGAGTACAGCAAGGCTATTTTTGCCGATTGGGGCAACAAGGACACCGACGACGTGCTGGCCGTGGTGGACTACGCCGTGGCCCAGGGCCTGGCCGACCCCGACCGCCTCGGCGTGGGCGGCTGGAGCTACGGCGGCATCATGACCGACCAGGTGATTGCCCGCGACCAGCGCTTCAAGGCCGCCGTGAGCGGCGCTAGTATCGGCAACGTGCTGGCCGGCTATGGTACCGACCAGTACATCCGCGACTACGAAACCGAACTGGGCACGCCCTGGAAAAACACCGACGTGTACCTGCGCGTCTCGTACCCCTTCTTCCACGCCGACCAGATTAAAACGCCCACGCTCTTCGTGTGCGGCGAGAAGGATTTCAACGTGCCCCTGCTCAACACCGAGCAGATGTACCAGGCCCTCCAAA